In a single window of the Metopolophium dirhodum isolate CAU chromosome 2, ASM1992520v1, whole genome shotgun sequence genome:
- the LOC132938885 gene encoding protein FAM200A-like has protein sequence MVVEIEKQDSELQLELCELQTDPSLLSTKEIDISFWKTLPTLKYPLLREFALKMLSMIGTTYICECTFSNMKHIKSKQRNRLTDKTLSHLIRVSSSEIEVDFAALSLEATHPQNSH, from the coding sequence ATGGTAGTTGAAATTGAAAAGCAAGATTCTGAACTTCAATTAGAATTGTGCGAGTTGCAAACAGATCCATCATTATTATCTACAAAAGAGATTGACATAAGCTTTTGGAAAACATTACCTACTCTAAAATATCCACTTTTACGAGAGTtcgcattaaaaatgttatccatGATTGGAACTACTTACATTTGTGAATGTACATTTTCAAACATGAAAcatattaaatcaaaacaaaGAAATCGACTTACAGATAAAACATTAAGTCACCTAATTCGTGTTTCTTCGTCCGAAATAGAAGTCGATTTTGCCGCGTTGTCATTAGAAGCCACACATCCTCAAAACTCTCACTAA
- the LOC132939107 gene encoding uncharacterized protein LOC132939107 gives MYTLHEFTAWDKTQRHPIVIYADFEAILKKSDEKIGEKTTAFQEHEPMSYGFMVKANEEIPVELLEKFGIPTSPVIYRGNENNKDVARHFIDSIVNIGQKIEKLLKTNTPIIFTIEQRRTHETCNTCNLCKTKFSHENHKVADHCHLSGKFRQSLCNTCNLKLQTPNFVPVFFHNLSNYDAHFIVTRLGYDTNSISVIPNSEEKFITFSKYISNFFTLRFIDTLRFMASSLSTLSKNLITPGFEKFRDSAKHFSTQDLPLVTRKGVYPYDYTDEWDKLEETSLPAKKYFYSTLDESHIKHEDFEHANTVWNHFNCQTLGEYSDLYLKIDVLLLTDVFENFRDLCIRTYHLDPSFYYTAPGFSFDCMLKYTGQQLELISDYDILLMFEKGIRGGLTQASMRYAKANNEKTPDYDPTQPKSWLVYQDCNNLYGYAMSQFMPYGGFKWVEPKLEGLNDLNDRSPIGRMYEVDISYPKELHDKHNDLPFLPKNSIPPGSKVKKLMATLESKKNYVIHYRNLQQAIANGLVVEKVHRVVQFNQSDWLKKYIELNTEMRKKARNDFEKDFFKLLNNAVFGKTMESLRKRFKMELVCSEKRLQKLINLTTFKHCTTYDETLNAVSLENKIIMFNKPIYIGFAVLEISKTVMYDYHYNVMQAHYRDKIELMYTDTDSLVYYIQTDDFYKDLENNSNLLDRMDTSDLPQDHPCYIAERKKIPGLFSDETNSEVMTHFCGLRAKSYSYKINGKEKIRAKGIRGHVVRNHMNFNDHYRCLFGDTTLDVMTENVSIRSFNHRLKTIKSTKLTYNSFDDKRVILEDQIHTLAHGHYSIEDTRTLEQAEAELIQLPEAEIDR, from the exons ATGTACACGTTGCACGAGTTTACTGCATGGGATAAAACGCAACGTCATCCTATAGTAATTTACGCGGATTTCGAAGCAATTCTAAAGAAAAGTGATGAGAAAATTGGAGAAAAAACAACAGCTTTTCAAGAACACGAGCCCATGAGCTATGGGTTTATGGTTAAAGCAAATGAAGAAATACCAGTGGAACTGCTTGAAAAATTCGGAATTCCGACATCGCCTGTAATTTACCgtggaaatgaaaataataaagacgTGGCGAGACATTTTATAGATAGTATTGTGAATATAggtcaaaaaattgaaaaactactCAAAACAAACACCCCTATAATTTTCACTATTGAACAGCGGAGAACACATGAAACATGTAATACTTGTAATTtatgcaaaaccaaattttctcATGAAAATCATAAAGTGGCTGATCATTGTCATTTATCAGGGAAATTTAGACAGTCATTATGCAATACGTGTAATCTTAAACTTCAAACACCTAACTTCGTACcagtattttttcataatttatcaaattatgatGCACATTTTATTGTCACTCGTCTCGGGTATGATACAAACTCTATCTCGGTAATACCAAACAGCGAAGAAAAATttattacgttttcaaaatacattAGCAACTTCTTCACATTAAGATTTATCGACACACTAAGATTTATGGCCTCCAGTTTATCAacactttcaaaaaatttaattacaccAGGATTTGAAAAGTTTAGAGACAgtgcaaaacatttttctacACAAGATTTACCACTAGTTACTCGTAAGGGGGTATACCCGTATGACTACACAGATGAATGGGATAAGCTTGAAGAAACCAGTTTACcggcgaaaaaatatttttacagtacaTTGGACGAATCACATATAAAACATGAGGATTTTGAGCATGCAAATACAGTTTGGAATCATTTCAACTGTCAAACACTCGGGGAATACTctgatctttatttaaaaatcgacgTGCTGCTGCTGACTgatgtgtttgaaaatttccgAGATCTCTGTATAAGAACTTACCATCTGGACCCATCATTTTACTACACAGCACCGGGATTTAGTTTTGACTGTATGCTGAAATACACGGGTCAACAACTTGAACTGATTTCggattatgatattttgttaatGTTCGAGAAAG GAATTCGTGGCGGCTTGACCCAGGCGAGCATGAGATATGCAAAGGCGAATAATGAAAAGACACCAGATTATGATCCAACACAACCAAAATCATGGCTTGTTTATCAGGATT GTAACAACTTGTACGGTTACGCAATGTCACAATTCATGCCATACGGAGGATTTAAGTGGGTTGAGCCGAAACTAGAGGGTCTAAATGATTTAAACGATAGATCACCAATCGGGCGGATGTATGAGGTCGATATATCATATCCAAAAGAACTTCACGACAAGCATAATGATCTGCCATTCCTACCGAAAAATAGTATTCCACCTggttcaaaagttaaaaaacttaTGGCGACTTTAGAATCGAAGAAAAACTATGTGATTCATTATCGGAACCTGCAGCAGGCTATAGCCAACGGACTCGTTGTGGAAAAA gtTCACAGAGTTGTGCAGTTTAATCAGTCGGACTggcttaaaaaatacatagaattAAACACTGAGATGCGGAAAAAAGCGAGGAACGACTTTGAAAAGGATTTCTTCAAACTCTTAAACAATGCCGTTTTTGGAAAAACCATGGAATCTTTAAGGAAACGTTTTAAAATGGAGCTTGTTTGTAGTGAAAAACGTTTGCAAAAACTTATAAATCTTACTACATTCAAACACTGTACTACGTATGACGAAACCCTCAACGCTGTCtcattagaaaacaaaattatcatgtttaacaagccaatatatatag GTTTTGCAGTGTTGGAAATTTCCAAGACCGTCATGtatgattatcattataacGTTATGCAGGCTCATTATAGGGATAAAATTGAGCTCATGTATACTGATACAg attcacTGGTATACTATATTCAAACCGATGATTTTTACAAAGACCTGGAGAATAATTCCAATTTACTCGATCGAATGGATACATCAGACTTACCACAAGATCATCCATGTTACATTGCTGAGCGAAAGAAAATCCCTGGTTTGTTTTCCGATGAAACAAATTCAGAGGTTATGACGCATTTTTGTGGGCTCAGAGCAAAGTCTTATTCATATAAGATCAATGGCAAGGAGAAGATCAGGGCGAAAGGAATCCGCGGGCATGTAGTCAGAAACCATATGAATTTCAACGATCATTATCGCTGTCTGTTTGGTGATACAACTTTGGATGTGATGACGGAGAATGTCTCTATCCGGTCGTTCAATCATCGATTGAAGACTATTAAATCAAccaaattaacttataatagtttCGATGACAAGAGGGTTATACTTGAGGATCAAATACATACCTTGGCTCACGGTCACTACTCTATAGA GGACACCAGAACACTAGAGCAAGCAGAAGCCGAATTAATACAACTTCCGGAAGCCGAGATAGacagatag
- the LOC132938886 gene encoding uncharacterized protein LOC132938886 translates to MDDSYLDVGVDYVDECKITQKHYHSFTPYSNMSLSNNDEIRISVLNMDAYTLPCESYIYIEGRVNKPSDAVGDVRFSNNGLAFLFSEMRYEINGIEIQKLKTPGVASCLKAYCSYTPNDLNTLENAAWDSAMDGEDNKNFMSNNVFTGCIPLKHLFGFCEDYKKILLNCNQQLILNRASTDLDAIHVVGEGATEAVSKNRKITIELTRVVWKMPIIRVSDKEKLRLIKVVDSCKTLSCAFRTWDLCEYPILPRNTSHSWTVKSSNLLEKPRFVLFGLQTDRKKNIEIDAGRFDHCQLKNLKVHLNSEVYPYEDFRADFKNNTTSILYKAYADFQKSYYEKEYSEPLLSKHIFQNYSPIIVVDLSCQNDNVKSSTVDLRIEFETDTVIPEKTTAYCLILHDQIINYSPFSGEVRKL, encoded by the coding sequence atggacgACTCGTATTTAGACGTTGGGGTCGATTATGTCGATGagtgtaaaataacacaaaagcATTATCATTCGTTCACTCCATACTCAAACATGTCTTTATCGAATAATGATGAAATTAGGATAAGTGTTTTAAATATGGATGCATACACTCTACCATGCGaaagctatatttatatagaggGGAGAGTAAATAAACCGTCCGATGCAGTGGGAGATgtacgtttttcaaataatggatTGGCATTTTTATTCTCCGAAATGCGCTATGAAATAAACGgaatagaaattcaaaaattaaaaacacctgGAGTTGCATCTTGCTTGAAAGCATATTGTTCGTATACTCCAAACGATTTGAATACGTTGGAGAACGCTGCTTGGGACTCGGCGATGGATGGTGaagataataaaaactttatgagCAACAATGTATTTACCGGGTGTATCCCTCTAAAACATTTATTCGGATTTTGTgaagactataaaaaaatattacttaattgtaATCAACAGCTGATTTTAAATCGCGCATCTACCGACCTGGATGCGATACACGTTGTTGGCGAGGGCGCAACCGAAGCAGtctcaaaaaatagaaaaattacaattgaacTTACTAGGGTGGTGTGGAAAATGCCTATTATCAGAGTTagtgataaagaaaaattaaggttgATAAAAGTGGTAGATTCGTGTAAAACACTATCATGTGCGTTCAGAACCTGGGATCTCTGCGAATATCCTATTCTCCCTAGAAATACCTCACATTCGTGGACGGTAAAGTCCAGCAACTTGTTAGAAAAACCGAGGTTTGTGTTATTCGGATTACAAacagatcgaaaaaaaaatattgaaatagacGCTGGACGCTTTGATCACTGtcaactaaaaaatcttaaggTTCACTTAAATTCTGAAGTGTATCCATATGAAGACTTTCGtgctgattttaaaaataatacaactagtATACTGTATAAGGCCTATGCAGActttcaaaaatcatattatgagaAAGAGTATAGTGAACCTTTAttgtcaaaacatatttttcaaaactattcaCCAATCATCGTTGTTGATTTATCGTGTCAAAACGATAATGTGAAGTCGTCAACCGTAGACCtacgtattgaatttgaaacTGATACCGTTATTCCGGAAAAAACTACAGCGTATTGCTTAATATTACATGaccagattataaattatagcccGTTTAGTGGCGAagttagaaaattgtaa
- the LOC132939836 gene encoding 52 kDa repressor of the inhibitor of the protein kinase-like, which translates to MQTTEKPYNALEAMAMCNQSIYPNIFKLLQILVTLPVSSATNERTFSNLKRIKTYLRNSMSEGRLNGLAMLSINKNYLIEPEEVIEELARQKRRLPFLL; encoded by the exons ATGCAAACAACAGAGAAACCATATAATGCTCTAGAGGCTATGGCTATGTGTAACCAGTCAATTTATCCAAACATATTTAAACTTCTTCAAATCTTAGTCACGCTACCTGTTTCCTCTGCCACAAATGaaagaacattttcaaatttaaaaagaataaaaacgtATCTAAGGAATTCCATGTCagag ggaAGATTGAACGGTTTAGCGatgttatcaataaataaaaactacttaATAGAACCGGAAGAAGTTATTGAAGAACTAGCCAGACAAAAAAGACGtttaccttttttattataa